In Bacteriovorax stolpii, a single genomic region encodes these proteins:
- a CDS encoding TraR/DksA family transcriptional regulator — MDKAKMEKFKELLLQAKMKIMNGGILRSTEDLQVSSDDLSDEADLATSVINQQVTFNMRQRELVKLKAIDEALYKIEQNVYGHCEECDEAIGEKRLENQPWTTLCITHAEEQERENQKFIKAI, encoded by the coding sequence ATGGACAAAGCTAAGATGGAAAAATTCAAAGAACTACTTCTTCAGGCGAAGATGAAGATCATGAACGGTGGTATTCTACGTAGTACAGAAGACCTTCAAGTATCTTCAGACGACCTGTCTGATGAAGCAGACCTGGCCACATCGGTCATCAATCAACAAGTAACATTTAATATGCGCCAAAGAGAGCTGGTAAAGCTTAAGGCCATTGATGAAGCCCTTTATAAGATCGAGCAGAACGTTTACGGTCACTGCGAAGAGTGTGATGAGGCCATCGGTGAAAAACGCCTGGAAAACCAACCGTGGACAACTCTGTGTATCACTCATGCTGAAGAACAAGAAAGAGAAAACCAAAAATTTATCAAAGCTATCTAA
- the mltG gene encoding endolytic transglycosylase MltG: MKKNLLFLLGAPLFALLLVGLRIYYSAYIWRYEGPDTFFYIKPSESFSSINARLDKEKLISSPRLFHRLSQMRGVMTKFKSGQYQIKTGSNLMDVYNTFINEKSLAMYFTVPEGKNMYEIGRMLEERSITTYDQFIELCKSPAFVQSLGIKGATVEGYLYPETYDFAPGLPAEDVIKTMVRQFNKKTTGVDYSLAGMSKEDVITLASMVEKETGDKSERPLIAGVFLNRLRIKMRLQSDPTTIYGIYETYNGNITKKDLLTPTDYNTYTVKALPKGPIANPGIESIKAVLHPAQHKYLYFVSQNDGTHIFSESYGAHQEAVNKWQKNAKNREGKSWRDKDKKPEVPQAPAQP; this comes from the coding sequence ATGAAAAAAAATCTATTATTTCTTTTGGGTGCCCCATTATTTGCCTTATTGTTAGTAGGACTTAGGATTTATTACTCTGCCTACATTTGGAGATATGAAGGACCTGACACCTTCTTTTACATCAAGCCGAGCGAGAGCTTCTCATCTATTAATGCCCGCTTAGACAAAGAAAAACTTATTTCTTCTCCAAGACTCTTTCACCGCCTTTCTCAAATGAGAGGAGTGATGACCAAGTTTAAATCAGGACAATATCAGATTAAGACTGGATCAAACCTGATGGATGTCTACAATACTTTTATCAATGAAAAATCCCTGGCGATGTACTTCACTGTGCCCGAGGGAAAAAACATGTATGAGATCGGTCGTATGCTAGAAGAGCGATCAATCACGACCTATGACCAGTTTATTGAATTATGTAAAAGCCCGGCCTTCGTTCAAAGCTTAGGAATCAAAGGTGCAACTGTAGAAGGATACCTCTACCCCGAAACTTATGACTTTGCCCCAGGACTTCCGGCAGAAGATGTCATCAAAACGATGGTGAGACAGTTTAATAAAAAAACAACGGGAGTTGATTACTCTTTGGCGGGAATGAGTAAAGAAGATGTCATCACTCTTGCTTCAATGGTTGAAAAAGAGACTGGAGATAAGAGCGAAAGACCGCTAATTGCCGGAGTATTTTTAAATCGCCTGAGAATTAAAATGAGACTGCAGTCAGACCCGACGACGATCTATGGTATTTATGAGACTTATAATGGAAACATTACAAAAAAAGATCTACTGACTCCAACTGACTACAATACATATACAGTTAAAGCTTTACCAAAAGGGCCGATTGCCAATCCAGGAATTGAATCAATCAAAGCGGTACTACACCCTGCTCAACACAAGTATCTCTATTTTGTGAGTCAAAACGACGGAACACACATTTTTTCAGAGAGCTATGGGGCCCATCAAGAAGCGGTCAATAAATGGCAGAAGAATGCGAAGAATCGTGAAGGCAAAAGCTGGCGCGATAAAGATAAGAAACCTGAAGTTCCACAGGCGCCAGCTCAACCGTAA
- the lnt gene encoding apolipoprotein N-acyltransferase, with protein sequence MPILLKYRTIIVCLLAGMLYALGFPLFNGSSLFIAPIIGFALFNWALDQETSLKKQFVLSLAYSLGFYLLGFYWIPHTLQEFGGLFFPLNHLLGLVFSFVIIPQVYCYVVLKSKIKHPLFLAVGYVVLERFVPQQFPAHLGHSFLSLAPTVKLVFAPWAGAAFYSFFTALLSLALVEHFKTKQKPKLYYAFALVVIVFHLPFLHPSSAKELSTLKIRMVQPNIGNFLKIDSERGSVNSIKSVYDSYYFLSTDKLPEKTDLVIWPETAFPTLFLSEGMKNNKNFPPPSVIDSIIEKTGAELFIGGYDSSLKPGEQNYKSDYNSAFLFSSDRYMKEVYHKMRLIPFGEGLPFGPFNQYLSGIITNISYFAEGDTYTGFKTRDNHSFVSVICYEVLFPDFVADMLNHQKDEAQFLINLTNDSWYGDTAEPHQHLFLSKWRALEFNLPIIRSTNTGISTVIYPDGSESPRLSVGEKTYLDHDFTFAKREKTLFQTFGLLSFLMVAVVLGLVELALKRKTFFQEIMKTDKA encoded by the coding sequence ATGCCAATTTTATTAAAATACCGAACAATTATTGTCTGCCTCCTGGCCGGAATGCTTTATGCTTTGGGCTTCCCACTTTTTAATGGCTCATCGCTGTTTATTGCTCCGATCATCGGATTTGCTCTTTTTAACTGGGCCCTGGATCAGGAAACTTCTCTCAAAAAACAATTTGTTTTAAGTTTAGCCTACTCACTTGGTTTTTACCTGCTTGGTTTCTACTGGATTCCGCACACTCTTCAAGAGTTCGGCGGTCTCTTCTTTCCTTTAAACCACCTGCTTGGCCTGGTGTTTTCTTTTGTTATCATTCCCCAAGTCTATTGTTACGTGGTTTTAAAAAGCAAAATCAAACACCCGCTTTTTCTTGCTGTAGGATATGTTGTGCTTGAGCGCTTTGTGCCTCAGCAATTCCCGGCGCACTTAGGGCATTCATTTCTTTCATTAGCACCGACAGTGAAACTGGTTTTTGCTCCATGGGCAGGGGCCGCTTTCTATTCGTTCTTCACGGCCCTATTATCTCTGGCCCTGGTTGAGCACTTTAAAACAAAACAAAAACCTAAACTATACTACGCTTTTGCTTTAGTCGTAATTGTGTTTCACTTGCCTTTTTTACACCCAAGCAGTGCAAAGGAATTGAGCACGTTAAAAATCCGTATGGTTCAACCCAACATCGGAAACTTCCTTAAAATTGATTCTGAACGCGGAAGTGTTAACTCAATTAAGAGTGTCTATGACAGTTATTACTTTCTAAGCACCGATAAACTCCCGGAAAAAACAGACTTAGTGATCTGGCCGGAGACAGCGTTCCCCACTCTCTTTTTAAGTGAAGGGATGAAGAACAATAAGAATTTTCCTCCCCCATCAGTTATCGACAGCATTATCGAAAAAACCGGAGCTGAACTTTTTATTGGTGGTTATGATTCAAGCCTGAAGCCCGGCGAACAAAATTACAAAAGTGATTACAACTCTGCCTTCCTTTTTAGCAGCGATCGCTACATGAAAGAGGTCTATCACAAAATGCGCCTGATCCCTTTTGGAGAGGGACTGCCTTTTGGTCCGTTTAACCAGTACCTAAGTGGTATTATCACCAACATCTCTTATTTTGCTGAAGGCGATACGTACACTGGTTTTAAAACCCGAGACAATCACAGTTTTGTCTCAGTCATCTGTTATGAAGTTCTATTCCCGGACTTTGTCGCTGATATGCTCAACCATCAAAAAGATGAAGCTCAGTTTTTAATCAATCTGACGAACGATTCTTGGTATGGCGATACGGCGGAACCTCACCAGCACTTGTTCTTAAGTAAATGGCGTGCACTTGAATTTAACCTTCCGATCATCAGGTCGACTAATACAGGAATTTCAACGGTCATTTATCCTGATGGAAGCGAGAGCCCTCGTTTATCAGTAGGTGAGAAAACTTATCTTGATCACGACTTCACTTTCGCCAAAAGAGAAAAGACACTTTTCCAAACTTTTGGTTTGTTAAGTTTTCTCATGGTTGCTGTCGTTTTAGGATTAGTGGAATTAGCCCTTAAGAGAAAAACCTTCTTTCAAGAGATCATGAAGACGGATAAAGCCTAA
- a CDS encoding HEAT repeat domain-containing protein, which translates to MKNVARIICVLSLTFSAYAQAAINNSDVKNALLQRYMLNNDKTQMASLKSETLKHGGESVAALIEVMKNGKYPDKNRWMATFLLGQIMGDKSAPFLSKFLKHPHWVMRMASLKTMLALKQRGYSEQYASLLKDDSFIVRAQALDNIRTLKTVDVAPQVWAMLYDKKNYYQPTMNGKALKAKRSNIIKSVIATVGDLKFEKARQPLLKMIQKERYNDIFPEMDASLAKITGQKSPDGDMSKKRIFWQRMALNTTI; encoded by the coding sequence ATGAAGAATGTAGCTCGTATTATCTGTGTTCTGTCTCTGACTTTTTCTGCTTATGCACAGGCAGCGATTAATAATTCAGATGTAAAAAATGCTCTTCTTCAGCGATACATGCTAAACAACGACAAGACTCAGATGGCGAGCCTAAAGAGTGAGACTCTTAAGCACGGTGGAGAGTCTGTGGCGGCCTTGATTGAAGTAATGAAAAACGGAAAGTACCCGGATAAAAACCGTTGGATGGCGACGTTTCTTCTGGGACAAATCATGGGAGATAAGTCAGCACCATTTCTTTCAAAATTCTTAAAGCACCCTCATTGGGTTATGAGAATGGCCAGCTTAAAGACGATGCTTGCTCTAAAACAAAGAGGGTACTCAGAGCAGTACGCGAGCCTTTTAAAAGATGATTCATTCATCGTTCGCGCTCAGGCCCTGGATAACATCAGGACACTGAAGACAGTAGACGTAGCTCCACAAGTATGGGCGATGTTATACGACAAGAAAAACTACTATCAGCCAACAATGAACGGGAAAGCTCTTAAAGCGAAACGTTCAAACATCATCAAGTCAGTCATCGCGACAGTGGGAGACCTGAAGTTTGAAAAGGCCCGCCAGCCGCTTTTAAAGATGATTCAAAAAGAGCGCTACAACGATATCTTCCCGGAGATGGATGCAAGTCTTGCAAAGATCACTGGACAGAAATCACCTGATGGGGACATGAGCAAGAAGAGAATCTTCTGGCAACGTATGGCCCTAAATACAACAATTTAA
- a CDS encoding type III pantothenate kinase: MRLVTIDNGNTNPTVAIHDNGVMKSLVPLDQYTPVTSDFILISSVGKSLSIKPSFDLKTKRTKTHFFDMKVNYSETLGEDRMVAAYGAYKKLKANERVLVIDAGTFITCDLVTNDGFQGGYIFPGLNRFLKTYSDSAQLPHLKADQLFKSNEELPHTTDEAILKATEVYVKAVILEVVKKTSPKKVIFAGGSAEELKKILSLAVPADLDRHLVHSALSLIHQSHLSQG, translated from the coding sequence ATGAGACTAGTGACGATCGACAACGGCAATACAAACCCAACGGTTGCCATCCACGACAATGGCGTGATGAAGAGTCTTGTGCCTCTCGATCAGTACACTCCTGTCACTTCTGACTTCATTCTGATTTCCAGCGTGGGGAAAAGTCTGTCTATTAAACCGAGCTTCGATTTAAAAACGAAGAGAACAAAAACTCATTTCTTCGATATGAAAGTAAACTATAGCGAAACATTGGGTGAAGACCGCATGGTTGCTGCTTATGGTGCTTACAAAAAATTAAAGGCCAATGAAAGAGTCCTGGTGATTGACGCCGGGACTTTTATCACTTGCGACCTCGTGACTAACGATGGTTTCCAGGGGGGATATATCTTTCCAGGACTAAACCGCTTCTTGAAAACTTATTCCGACAGCGCTCAGCTGCCGCATTTAAAAGCAGACCAGTTGTTTAAAAGTAATGAAGAACTACCCCACACGACAGATGAAGCGATTTTAAAAGCGACGGAAGTTTATGTGAAAGCGGTGATTTTAGAGGTCGTAAAAAAAACTTCCCCCAAAAAAGTAATCTTCGCCGGGGGAAGTGCTGAGGAATTAAAAAAAATTCTTAGTTTAGCAGTTCCTGCTGATTTAGATCGTCACTTAGTACATTCAGCACTGTCGTTGATCCATCAATCTCATCTGAGCCAAGGGTAG
- a CDS encoding inositol monophosphatase family protein, translated as MKEMKANTKVKKVVVKKEEALKLAMDLGVKASKLLLEKQKKLSSLKITTKVAQGIASNADIESEKLVIDGIKKKYPEHFILAEESAYKEYMGEMNRYKFLKEKEWVWIIDPLDGTNNFLNGLDYYGVCISLVHFGEPVVGVVIRPTNGDCFYAIKGKGTKLINFSKDFKKKSRPISLKKTSTKKALSDSLLVTGFATEKGPVFDQEFDLFKKLMGKSRGIRRMGSAALDLCYVARGVFDCFWERGLAAWDVSAAGLICLEAGVLVTDYDGQKFHPFQATIAAARAPLHKELLSLFGNRL; from the coding sequence ATGAAAGAAATGAAAGCGAATACGAAAGTTAAAAAAGTAGTTGTTAAAAAAGAAGAAGCACTCAAATTGGCGATGGATCTTGGAGTCAAGGCTTCAAAGCTTCTTTTGGAAAAACAGAAAAAACTATCCAGCTTAAAAATCACAACGAAAGTGGCCCAGGGAATTGCCAGCAACGCCGATATTGAATCGGAAAAACTGGTGATTGATGGGATCAAGAAAAAATACCCAGAGCATTTTATCCTGGCAGAAGAGAGCGCCTACAAAGAATATATGGGCGAGATGAACCGTTATAAATTTCTCAAAGAGAAAGAGTGGGTATGGATCATCGATCCGCTGGACGGAACAAATAATTTTTTAAACGGGCTCGATTATTACGGAGTCTGTATTTCTCTGGTTCATTTCGGAGAGCCGGTAGTGGGAGTGGTGATCAGACCGACTAACGGAGATTGTTTTTATGCTATCAAAGGCAAGGGAACAAAATTGATCAACTTTTCAAAAGACTTCAAGAAGAAATCAAGACCTATCAGCCTAAAAAAGACATCGACGAAAAAAGCACTGAGTGACTCACTACTAGTTACTGGATTTGCCACAGAAAAAGGCCCGGTCTTTGATCAGGAATTCGACCTGTTCAAAAAACTCATGGGCAAAAGCCGTGGGATCAGAAGAATGGGAAGTGCGGCCCTGGATTTATGTTACGTGGCCCGCGGAGTATTCGACTGTTTTTGGGAGAGAGGACTGGCGGCGTGGGATGTTTCTGCGGCCGGATTAATCTGTCTTGAGGCCGGTGTTTTAGTAACTGATTATGACGGTCAGAAATTCCATCCTTTCCAAGCGACAATCGCAGCGGCAAGAGCTCCTTTGCACAAGGAATTGTTGTCTTTATTTGGGAACAGATTATAA
- a CDS encoding S8 family serine peptidase, with product MKNQMKKMITRLVVLNVVATISFGAWSQTANIQGNLPRVQSQKMEEKSYFDPRDLTSSYVSWGVNPENPSSINLLEAWKKFKKKKEIVVAVVDTGIDPIHPFLEKNIFVENGKVDENNFGVDFSKDKKLKGAPLDQHGHGTHVSGIIKSIYPDVKILALKYYNPNASGLDNLNSTVEALKYAVDNNVDVINYSGGGPEAAVEELRILKEAERKGILVVAAAGNEESNIDDRKKAYFPASYGLKNIITVTAHDEDLRILSSSNYGRSSVDIFAPGYRIKSSLQNGRAGYLTGTSQATAFVTGVAALIKSQFPNLPTEKIKEIIKASAKKEVTMEGKCATGGRLDASAAITLAAQYEDTPNRQLANDSKSQAKKEEGKIIYRLAN from the coding sequence ATGAAGAATCAAATGAAGAAGATGATCACCAGACTTGTTGTACTTAATGTAGTGGCAACAATCTCGTTTGGAGCATGGTCACAGACTGCCAACATTCAGGGAAATCTTCCAAGAGTTCAATCTCAAAAGATGGAAGAGAAGTCTTATTTTGATCCACGTGATTTAACTTCTAGTTATGTAAGCTGGGGAGTTAATCCAGAAAATCCATCGAGCATTAATCTTCTAGAAGCATGGAAGAAATTTAAGAAGAAAAAGGAAATCGTCGTTGCTGTAGTTGATACTGGCATCGACCCGATCCACCCTTTCCTTGAAAAGAACATTTTCGTAGAAAATGGAAAAGTTGATGAGAACAACTTCGGTGTCGACTTCTCTAAAGATAAAAAACTAAAAGGTGCTCCACTTGATCAACACGGACACGGAACTCACGTATCTGGGATCATTAAGAGTATCTATCCAGATGTAAAAATCCTTGCTCTAAAGTACTACAACCCAAATGCTTCAGGGCTTGATAACCTGAACTCTACGGTTGAAGCTCTTAAGTACGCTGTAGACAACAACGTTGATGTTATCAACTATTCTGGTGGTGGACCTGAGGCCGCAGTAGAAGAACTGCGCATCCTTAAAGAAGCTGAAAGAAAAGGAATCCTGGTTGTTGCAGCAGCTGGTAACGAAGAGTCTAACATTGACGATAGAAAGAAAGCTTACTTCCCGGCAAGCTACGGACTGAAAAATATCATTACTGTAACGGCCCACGATGAAGACTTAAGAATCCTTAGCTCTTCAAACTACGGACGTTCAAGTGTAGATATCTTTGCTCCAGGTTACCGTATTAAATCTTCTCTACAAAACGGACGTGCAGGATACTTAACTGGTACTTCTCAAGCAACAGCATTCGTAACAGGTGTAGCTGCTTTAATTAAGTCTCAGTTCCCTAACCTTCCGACTGAAAAAATTAAGGAAATCATCAAAGCTTCTGCTAAAAAAGAAGTAACGATGGAAGGAAAATGCGCAACAGGTGGACGTCTTGATGCTTCAGCTGCGATCACTCTTGCTGCTCAATACGAAGACACTCCAAACCGTCAGCTAGCTAACGACTCTAAGTCTCAGGCTAAAAAAGAAGAAGGGAAAATTATCTACCGACTTGCGAACTAA
- a CDS encoding KpsF/GutQ family sugar-phosphate isomerase — MTHSKTMADVLKLEAESLLRAAEILEKNHSKDADKLTNLFDQLRATGSSIIFCGVGKSGIIAQKCAASFTSLGLPALFLHPTEALHGDLGRVGKNDAIVLLSKSGTTEEVLKLMPFLQIPRSHRIALVGKVPSPISEYCDIIFDCSVEKEACINNQAPTTSSTLALAMGDAMAVLFEKYIGLSKEGFAVNHPGGILGKSLRMKVRDLTIKEDQCPVLKSTQTLQDAILMMTKFPVGGCAVVDNGEFKGILVEGDIRRTFTRENQGLQTSVESIMNRTPTSIHPDQLAFEALELMESKTRSFQILPVLEGKKFLGFIRLHDLLKEGFSLKG, encoded by the coding sequence ATGACCCACTCAAAAACCATGGCGGATGTTCTTAAATTGGAAGCGGAATCACTTCTTCGTGCCGCAGAGATTTTAGAAAAAAATCACTCAAAAGATGCAGATAAACTCACTAACTTGTTTGATCAGCTGAGAGCGACAGGTTCGTCGATTATTTTTTGTGGAGTAGGGAAGTCTGGCATTATCGCTCAAAAGTGCGCGGCCTCTTTCACTTCTCTTGGTCTTCCGGCCCTTTTTCTTCACCCGACAGAAGCTCTTCACGGGGACCTGGGGCGCGTGGGGAAAAACGATGCCATCGTTCTTTTAAGTAAGTCGGGAACAACGGAAGAAGTCTTAAAGCTGATGCCATTTTTACAAATCCCACGAAGCCACCGCATTGCTCTTGTAGGAAAAGTCCCTTCACCAATATCAGAATACTGTGACATCATTTTTGATTGTTCTGTTGAAAAAGAAGCCTGTATCAACAACCAGGCGCCGACGACGAGTTCAACACTTGCGCTGGCAATGGGTGATGCGATGGCCGTGCTTTTTGAAAAATACATCGGCCTTTCAAAAGAAGGTTTTGCTGTTAACCACCCGGGAGGAATCCTTGGTAAGTCTCTGCGCATGAAAGTGCGCGACCTGACAATCAAAGAAGACCAGTGCCCGGTTTTAAAGAGCACACAAACTCTTCAAGACGCTATTTTAATGATGACAAAGTTTCCAGTGGGAGGCTGTGCTGTTGTTGATAATGGAGAGTTTAAAGGCATTTTGGTTGAAGGCGATATAAGACGAACATTCACTCGCGAAAATCAAGGGCTCCAAACAAGTGTAGAGTCCATCATGAACAGGACTCCGACTAGTATTCATCCGGATCAATTGGCCTTTGAAGCGCTGGAGTTGATGGAGTCAAAGACCAGGTCATTTCAAATACTGCCGGTCTTAGAAGGGAAAAAGTTTTTAGGCTTTATCCGTCTTCATGATCTCTTGAAAGAAGGTTTTTCTCTTAAGGGCTAA
- a CDS encoding DNA gyrase inhibitor YacG: protein MNKLLKVKCPQCDTTFTYYESEFRPFCSKRCQQIDLGHWFQETYTVPTRDVVMEEEQSIDQDSDERNESEYES from the coding sequence ATGAATAAACTGCTAAAAGTTAAATGCCCACAGTGTGATACTACTTTTACTTATTACGAATCAGAATTTCGTCCCTTCTGCTCAAAGCGATGCCAGCAGATTGATCTTGGACACTGGTTTCAGGAAACGTATACGGTCCCGACAAGAGATGTCGTCATGGAAGAGGAACAATCAATCGATCAGGATAGCGATGAAAGAAATGAAAGCGAATACGAAAGTTAA
- a CDS encoding aminotransferase class IV, translated as MKIISQDSIPFYQSEELNRGVWTFTSFLSGQAQFVFLNEHLNRLLKGADHLFPKVGWMNFRGEIEAFLQAEFVPAHYFRLSIAGDTLLFTKKPHAPKNPYLNLGNATSIKTPSIVPSFVKSPNYLVADLELKEALKRKCDDVIFFDDQGNVTEASTSNVFVWLDDKTVLTPKLSSMVLDGVTRKKLIEYLKREDFHVIESDISKSELESSREIWLTNAIQGIRLVDQYEKINFVREKNLYQTACLKFGRFGERYE; from the coding sequence TTGAAAATAATATCGCAAGATTCAATTCCATTTTATCAGTCAGAAGAGCTCAATCGCGGGGTTTGGACTTTCACTTCTTTTCTTTCAGGACAAGCACAGTTTGTCTTTTTAAACGAGCATTTAAACCGATTGTTAAAAGGCGCAGATCACCTCTTTCCTAAAGTGGGTTGGATGAATTTCAGGGGAGAAATTGAAGCTTTTTTACAGGCCGAATTTGTCCCGGCACATTATTTTCGTCTTAGTATTGCTGGGGATACTTTGCTTTTTACCAAGAAGCCCCATGCACCAAAAAATCCTTATTTAAATTTGGGAAATGCCACATCAATCAAGACCCCGAGCATAGTGCCTTCATTTGTTAAATCCCCCAATTATTTAGTGGCCGACCTTGAACTAAAAGAGGCCCTAAAAAGAAAGTGTGATGATGTGATTTTTTTCGATGACCAGGGCAATGTCACAGAGGCGAGCACCTCGAATGTTTTTGTCTGGCTGGATGATAAAACGGTCCTGACGCCTAAGCTTTCTTCCATGGTATTGGACGGAGTAACCCGCAAGAAATTAATTGAATATTTAAAACGCGAAGACTTTCATGTGATTGAATCCGACATTTCTAAAAGTGAGCTTGAAAGCTCCAGAGAAATTTGGTTAACTAATGCCATACAAGGCATTCGTTTGGTTGATCAATATGAAAAGATCAATTTTGTGAGAGAGAAAAATCTTTACCAGACTGCGTGCCTTAAATTCGGCCGATTCGGAGAAAGGTATGAATAA
- the panB gene encoding 3-methyl-2-oxobutanoate hydroxymethyltransferase — protein sequence MKLDTRKIRAFKKKTAKRTLQMLTCYDYQMAQLMNETSLDLLLIGDSVGNVVLGYDHTIQVDTETMITFSKAVKRGAPEKFVVADLPFGSYATMELGVQNAIKLFQQSGVEALKLEGAFPFILEIIERLTQIGIPVMGHIGLTPQSVHEQGGYYTHGKDTASQTRLMKEAQALEAAGCFCVVLEFVEESLSKKITDKLKIPTIGIGSGKHTDGQVLVVNDLLHNGKKDPPKFCKPIGNLYEYKMKLINEYLKA from the coding sequence ATGAAATTAGACACCAGAAAAATCCGCGCCTTTAAAAAGAAAACAGCAAAACGCACTCTGCAGATGCTGACTTGTTATGATTATCAAATGGCCCAGTTAATGAATGAAACGAGCCTTGATCTTCTTTTAATCGGCGATAGCGTGGGAAATGTTGTTTTAGGTTACGACCACACGATTCAGGTCGACACTGAAACGATGATCACTTTTTCAAAAGCTGTTAAGCGTGGTGCTCCTGAAAAATTTGTCGTCGCCGATCTTCCTTTTGGAAGTTATGCCACGATGGAACTTGGTGTTCAAAACGCCATTAAACTTTTTCAGCAATCAGGTGTTGAAGCTCTAAAACTTGAAGGGGCCTTCCCGTTTATTCTGGAAATCATCGAGCGCCTGACTCAAATCGGGATTCCTGTTATGGGGCACATTGGACTAACTCCGCAGTCTGTGCATGAGCAAGGCGGATACTACACTCACGGAAAAGACACCGCTTCCCAAACTCGTTTAATGAAAGAGGCCCAGGCCCTTGAAGCTGCCGGGTGTTTCTGTGTTGTTTTAGAATTTGTTGAAGAGTCTCTATCCAAAAAAATTACGGATAAGTTAAAAATTCCAACGATCGGTATCGGTTCAGGGAAACACACTGACGGACAAGTTCTGGTCGTCAATGACCTTCTTCATAATGGTAAAAAGGATCCGCCTAAATTCTGCAAGCCAATCGGCAACCTGTATGAATACAAAATGAAACTGATCAACGAGTACTTAAAAGCATGA